A genome region from Triticum aestivum cultivar Chinese Spring chromosome 2B, IWGSC CS RefSeq v2.1, whole genome shotgun sequence includes the following:
- the LOC123045334 gene encoding protein LAX PANICLE 2, translating to MVPARNLQLLRDAHGTPFIRDVAAGVNALTAQPTPRPSHHMAQEPINQDPSKPPPPQERQQMHQEERRGEALVVLPPQQPHPAGTSGSSSGGSSSNGGGGAGGGDWLRLGLGQASPGPSGAAPDIDLFAADRAGTAGPRQEMLPGMDMPPGGFLRPAMPGIPQASLQMSVPRAGPPWLPPWSHAAQQPQLLLPFGHRGLYGPGSPAAGPSGFDTTRVVLPPPAATAAAAAAAGVWFVFQAAPHQGREPFLPQIPRSYLRIKDGRVTVRLLIKYLANKLGLEDESEVEITCRGRPLLPFMTLQHVRDSIWCQRDAVSTSVAPDTSTANHIMVLQYGRRPQ from the exons ATGGTCCCGGCTCGGAACCTGCAGCTCCTCCGCGACGCGCATGGCACGCCTTTCATCCGCGACGTCGCCGCCGGCGTCAACGCTCTGACGGCACAGCCGACGCCGAGGCCGAGCCACCACATGGCCCAGGAGCCCATTAACCAGGACCCgtcaaagccgccgccgccgcaggagaGGCAGCAAATGCACCAGGAGGAACGCCGCGGGGAGGCGCTAGTAGTGTTGCCGCCGCAGCAGCCCCATCCCGCCGGCACAAGCGGCAGTAGCagtggcggcagcagcagcaacggaggcggcggcgccgggggaggggactggttgcgcctcggcctcggccaggcGTCCCCGGGCCCCAGTGGCGCAGCGCCCGACATCGATCTCTTTGCGGCGGACCGCGCGGGGACGGCGGGGCCGCGGCAGGAGATGCTCCCGGGCATGGACATGCCGCCCGGAGGCTTCCTGCGCCCCGCCATGCCCGGCATTCCGCAGGCGTCGTTACAAATGTCCGTGCCGCGCGCTGGGCCACCTTGGCTGCCGCCTTGGAGCCACGCGGCGCAACAACCGCAGCTGCTTCTCCCGTTCGGACACCGCGGGCTCTACGGGCCTGGCTCGCCGGCCGCGGGCCCCTCCGGCTTCGACACGACGAGGGTTGTGCTGCCTCCACcggcggccaccgccgccgccgccgccgccgccggagtctgGTTCGTCTTTCAGGCCGCGCCCCACCA AGGGAGGGAACCGTTCTTGCCTCAGATTCCAAGAAGCTACTTAAGAATCAA AGATGGGAGGGTGACAGTTAGATTGTTGATCAAGTACCTGGCTAACAAGCTCGGATTGGAAGACGAATCAGAG GTGGAGATTACATGCCGAGGGCGACCGCTCCTCCCGTTCATGACCCTTCAGCATGTCCGCGACAGCATCTGGTGCCAGAGAGACGCCGTGTCCACATCGGTTGCACCGGACACGTCAACCGCTAACCACATTATGGTTTTGCAGTATGGCAGAAGGCCGCAGTAG